Proteins encoded within one genomic window of Cucumis sativus cultivar 9930 chromosome 3, Cucumber_9930_V3, whole genome shotgun sequence:
- the LOC101206399 gene encoding receptor-like serine/threonine-protein kinase At4g25390: protein MPSRIISSPSPSPSSLQTHHHPLSSHILPPIVAASTAAFSLFLFLIILFRKLTRKRTAPADSKPPHRFSYSLLRRATDSFSPSRRLGQGGFGSVYYGTLPQTHKEIAVKLMDSGSLQGEREFQNELFFASKIDSSFVVSVLGFCSDQKRRRMLLVYELLHNGNLQDALLHRKCPELMEWKKRFSVAVDIAKGLEHLHGLDPPVIHGDIKPSNVLLDHCFSAKIGDFGLSRLKLENSPFEVEVKVKGGVEEEKKERKEEHESNRGCVVEDCGSVAEEAESVTTGFEEFNVGVDQSPESFLRIPVSETSPETVDVTSPETALGVAAMASPSEGAFDRASFENGKEPNSVEKKSIKNSISGKDWWWKQENGVGTSGNVKEYVMEWIGSEIKRERPKSEWIAASSSGRSVKKSEKKKNKKRLEWWMAMDDEKSAKNLKKEKRRPVREWWKEEYCEELAKKRKKKKPQKGAGSCDGKEPDFWPVDDEMYRDKKKRNRSRSHGSRGSIDWWLDGLSGELWKTRGTSHDSTGGDFPKSGGISSTPSMRGTMCYIAPEYGGGGDLSEKSDVYSYGVLLLVLIAGRRPLQVTNSPLSEFQRANLLSWARHLARAGKLIDLVDQSIQSLDRDQALLCIKVALLCLQKLPARRPSMKEVVGMLTGGLEPPQLPTELSPSPPSRFPVKSHRKHR, encoded by the exons ATGCCATCTCGTATCATTTCTTCCCcatctccttctccttcttcactACAAACCCATCATCATCCTCTCTCTTCTCATATTCTTCCTCCAATCGTTGCCGCTTCCACTGCtgctttctctcttttcctctttctcaTCATTCTCTTCCGCAAACTTACTCGCAAACGCACTGCTCCTGCCGATTCCAAGCCTCCCCATCGTTTCTCTTACTCCCTTCTCCGCCGTGCCACCGATTCTTTCTCCCCTTCTCGCCGCCTTGGCCAAGGTGGATTTGGCTCTGTTTACTATGGTACTCTCCCCCAAACCCATAAAGAAATTGCTGTCAAACTTATGGATTCTGGGTCTTTACAAGGCGAGAGGGAATTTCAGAACGAGCTGTTCTTTGCCTCCAAGATTGACTCGTCTTTTGTCGTCAGTGTTCTTGGGTTTTGCTCTGATCAAAAGCGGCGCAGGATGTTGTTAGTTTATGAGCTTTTGCATAATGGGAATTTGCAGGATGCTTTGTTGCACAGGAAGTGCCCTGAGCTTATGGAGTGGAAGAAACGCTTTTCAGTGGCGGTTGATATTGCTAAGGGATTAGAGCATCTTCATGGGTTAGATCCACCTGTTATTCATGGTGATATCAAGCCTAGTAATGTGCTTTTGGATCATTGTTTCTCGGCCAAAATTGGGGATTTTGGGCTTTCTAGGTTGAAATTAGAGAACAGTCCATTTGAGGTTGAGGTGAAAGTAAAAGGTGGAgtggaggaggagaagaaggaaagaaaagaggaacaTGAGAGCAACCGTGGTTGTGTAGTCGAAGATTGTGGATCTGTGGCTGAGGAAGCTGAGAGCGTAACCACTGGATTTGAGGAATTCAACGTGGGTGTTGATCAGTCACCGGAGAGCTTTTTGAGAATTCCTGTTTCAGAGACTTCACCGGAGACGGTGGATGTCACTTCACCAGAGACTGCTTTGGGGGTTGCAGCAATGGCATCCCCCTCAGAAGGGGCTTTTGATAGAGCTAGTTTTGAGAATGGGAAAGAACCCAACAGTGtggagaagaaaagtattaAGAATAGTATCTCAGGTAAAGATTGGTGGTGGAAACAAGAAAATGGAGTTGGTACCAGTGGGAATGTTAAGGAATATGTTATGGAGTGGATTGGATCAGAGATCAAACGCGAGAGGCCGAAGAGCGAATGGATTGCTGCATCGTCAAGTGGCAGATCAGTTAAGAAGtcagagaaaaagaagaacaagaagcGATTAGAGTGGTGGATGGCTATGGATGATGAAAAGAGTGCCAAGAATCtgaaaaaggagaagagaaggCCAGTGAGGGAATGGTGGAAGGAGGAGTATTGTGAAGAGCTTgcaaagaaaaggaagaaaaagaagccCCAAAAAGGGGCAGGTAGTTGTGATGGGAAAGAGCCTGACTTCTGGCCAGTGGATGACGAAATGTACAGAgacaaaaagaagaggaatAGAAGCAGAAGCCATGGAAGCCGAGGTAGCATTGATTGGTGGTTAGATGGGCTTAGCGGGGAACTCTGGAAAACTCGTGGGACCAGCCACGATTCGACCGGAGGGGATTTTCCCAAGAGTGGTGGCATTAGTAGTACGCCAAGTATGAGAGGAACAATGTGCTATATTGCCCCGGAatatggtggtggtggagatCTTTCTGAGAAATCTGATGTTTATAGCTATGgagttttattattagttcTGATAGCTGGAAGAAGACCCCTTCAGGTGACAAATTCACCATTATCAGAATTCCAACGTGCCAATCTCTTATCGTGGGCTCGCCATCTCGCTAGAGCTGGAAAGCTCATTGATTTGGTTGATCAGTCGATTCAGTCTTTAGATCGAGATCAAGCCCTTCTTTGCATCAAGGTTGCCCTGCTTTGTCTGCAGAAACTGCCTGCTCGCAGGCCCTCCATGAAAGAAGTTGTGGGGATGCTAACGGGTGGGTTGGAACCACCCCAACTGCCAACTGAATTGTCTCCTTCGCCTCCATCTCGCTTCCCTGTTAAGTCGCATCGGAAGCATCG GTAA